The sequence CTCATGAAAGCttatatgattttaataagcttcaagtcaTAAGTTTTGTTTAGTTGCAAATAAAAAATATACCTTATAAAAAAATAAGCTCTTAAATATAAGCTTCTTACTAGTAGCTTAAGAAAAAAAAGTAGAATTTAGGAGTACAACTTCTAAAAGACCAtccattattattttaaatattgtgATTGTTGTCTTTTTTAGTAAATTTACAATAGTAAGTCTCAACTCTAGTTACTTTACCAAACATTTATGTAAactaataagctccagctccagattCAGTCATAAACTTCGACTACGACTTCAGCCCTTGAGGAGTTTAACGGCTGTATATTTTCTATTTAGGTCAACAATGAAAAAGTGAAGTaaaaaaagtaattaaatacacatatgcatatgcatatgcatatgcatatgcatatgcatatacaTGGGTTATTATTCAAAaagcattttttttctttttaattatacTCCGTAACAATTGACCATTAAAAAGTTACAAAATTGCCCTTGCAATTCGCAAGGGATACTTACGAATGTGCAACTGCAAGATTTTTGATCATGACCGAGAAACTTCACATCGTGATTACAAAATCTCATAGCACGATCGAAATTATTACGTTTATGACTATTTTTTCTTGTGACCTTGCGAATAAGACTAAAAATCATATTCGTAAGGTTATTGGAGACTCTTACAAATGTCAAAAATCGAATACGCAAGTTCGCAAGTGACTCTTGTAAATAACCTGAATTTCATATCGTGATGTCTCTGAGATATTATATCATAGACGTTTATGCGACACCGAAGATGGTACCGATGATGATACCTTAGGGTGTTAATATGTTAAAATAAATAACCTAGGGACTTATAATTACAACAGATAAAAACGTAGGGGGGACAAATTAGGTTCCAAAAGCGGCATAGCAACTCTTCTAGACTTCTACAACCTTCTTCTATTCATCTTCTCAATTTCTCACCTCTCAAACACGTAAACACTTTTTCGTTtccaattaaaattaaaaaatatgttCAAGAAATCAATTGAAGCAAAAGCGCAGCAACGATTATCAGGTGCAGACCGCAAGAAATTAAAACGTACAATCAAAGATCGCTTTCCAAACGCTTCCGATTCTGACCTCGACATTTTAATTCCTCCGAAGGTTTATTTCATATCCGTGTCTGTTACGCCATTATTAGGGTTTATGATACGTatcttttacatttttatttttattttttcagtATTGTTTAACGCTTAAAATAAATTGACGCTTATGTGTAATAGTTATATTTGAAATTAGGTCACATGATAGTACCAGTTTATACATTGATtagttaattaataaaaatataatactgtATTAATGAAAGTGATAGATACACGAAATTAGGGCGAAAATTACTAATTTAGGGTTTAAGCGAGTATTATTTTTTGTATGGGAATTGTCGGTAAGTAAATTTCAATTGACTTTGTTATTTGTAGGTAGAGGTTACAGTATCAAAGCATCCGAACCGTGTACTTATATACAGTTTGGAAGGTGGATTGCCTATCTTTTTCGATGTTGATAGCAGAGGCACAACCATATATCCAACAGGTATACAAGTAACTGAAGTATGTTGTTATCAGTTGTATGTGAAAACGTTGTTTGATCTTGAATTAGTCATTGTACATATATAGATTACGCGTTGGGTTACCCCAAACTTATTTATTCATCTTTAGATATCTGTCATTGGttttatatataacataattaGACGTTGGCATGTGACTATTTTATCTGGAATATACCATCGGCCATTAGTAACGTCTTGTTATCTGACAATGCAGTTTATGCGCTATGGAAAGTTCCTCACCTTCTACCAGCTTTCATTTTGAAAGGGGGTGAGGTTTCACGTTATGTGATTGGAGGGGCAGATCTAATGTTCCCTGGCATATATATCACTGAAGAGGGTCTCCCTGAGTTTTCAGCTGGAGAACCATGGGCTGTTATAGTTCCTGGTAATCCTGCTCCAATTGCGGTTAGTGTCTACGCTATTTTTGTTAATAACTTTACATATCTTTACTCGTTGAAGTTTGCTAGAATGTTTTTGATTGTTTTTCTTGACAGGTCGGGTCTACCTGCATGAGCAGCACTGAGGCTCTAAAAGCTGGTCTTCGAGGAAAAGCTTTAAAGATAAGCCATCACTACCGGGATGCACTTTGGTAAGTGAAGGATGCAACTAGGgctgacaagttgtagtttatttaCTCTTGGTTCGGCTGTCTATTATGTTTTGGGCTTTGTATGCGTGTCTTGAAATGATTGTGTTGAATGATTTAAGTCAGATGATTCGTGTAGTAACAGGTTAATTTGTACGTTTGTTTTACTTTTCGAAGTTTCAATTATTAAATAATCTTGTAGTGTTCAAATATATCATATTATCtaaaatttaaagcataaagtgatCAAAAAATACATTAGTCACGGTCTTTTTTAAAACTATGCGGGGGAGATGGGCAATTCTTTCTAGTTTGTAGGCCGTAATTGCCACCTCGGTACTCATTGATATGCTATATACTTATCTTTGATAAATTATATTTAGGGAATCAGCTGAAGGTCGATATGTTCCCAATGCTGGCTTTCTGGATGACGTAGTATTTGGAGATCCCTCTCTGTCAACTAATCCTCAACAATCTAATATTGATGGCTCTAGTGATCAAGAAAATGGCGCAGATAACAGAGAATCGGAGATGGTTATGAATGGCCAGGATGCTAGCTTCCCTGATTCATCTTCAGACGCAAATGTTGACCAGCAAATAACTTCTGATTTTGGTGAGCTGAAGGTGACAGAAGACGCTCAGTGCGATAAGGGCACTACTGAGGACCAGAGTACTCTTTCCGCTGAGGATGTAGATGCACTATTGGACAAATGCCTTTTGCAAGCCTTTTACACTACTTTAAAGGATAAAGATCTTCCTATTGCTGGCAGTACATTATGGTATGAATAACTTTTTAATTAATGTTACGTGTACGGCACCATTATATTATTATGACACAATTGATGAGTGGAATTGAATATAGTCAGCTTTTTTTAAGCTGTAATAGATACTATCTGCAAAGGTCACAAATTGACAATGAACATACATAATCTTTTataatataaattctatataatttATCGCTTGCAGCTACAGCCTACACATGTTTATTATACTATGTTGGTGCAGGTCGAATCATGTATTACCTTGTAGGCCACCAGGCACTGTGCTGGATATTAAGAAGTCGTCACACAAAAAGTTGGCTAAGTGGTTGCAGTCCAAGTCATCTGAAGGATTGGTACAATTTCATTACCTCTTGTTACATATTTCCATCTTCTACATATTAATCACCATTCTTCTTTATTTAACTTTAGATATGGAAAATATTTTGCTATATGTTATTGCGTCTGATGTTCAATTTATATTGCAAGCAGATTTCGTCAAAAGAAGATAAGCACATAAAAGAACTCATGGTCTTATCTGTTAACCGCAAGCATCCTGATTACACATCCTTTAAACCCGAAAAGCAACAAGTCGAGAAAACTGAACAAGTCGTTGATCCTGTTAATGAAACCGATATCAACAAGATGATGGAGCTTGTGGAGATTTACAAACCGAGCGTACATGTAAATCCAATTTTCACTTCGGTGGGAGCTGATACTCGCCAACTTTACAGTGCATCGGAAGCCAGTGAAGTTGTCTTCGGTTATGTTGAAAAAGAAAACCTGGTCAAACCAACAAATAAGTCAATCGTGGTTTTAGATGCGATATTGTGTGATGCGTTATTCAAGGGAGCCATTAAGAAAGGATCCACATACCCGTCGGAGATACATAAAAAGGATTTGGCCCCAACGTTTATAAACAGGATGCAAGCCCATCACCAAGTGACTAGAGGAAAAGAATCTGTTGTGCGCAAAGGTGCTCTCAAACCGATGCAGATAATGACTGAACGAAGGCAAGGAAATAAGAAAGTTACAAAGCTTTCGGGAATGGAATCATTTTTGATAGATGCTGAACCATTGGCTTCTGAATTGCAAAAAAAGTTTGCTTGCAGTACGTCTGTAACAGAATTGCCAGGTATGCTTTTAATTATATGAATATGTTTGAATGATTTGACAGAACCTGAACGCATTGACCtttttgtaaataaatatttaCACTTAACTCATTCGACGGTAGTGATAAAAGACAACCTGAGTTTTGATTTGCATGTAAATAGTGTTGAAATTGTTACACTTTTAGATGCACCTTTTGTCTACTTTAAAACACATTTTCTGAATGTGGTGGTGTGATGTATGCAGGGAAGAAAGGATATGAGATTTTGGTTCAAGGCGGGGTGATTGATGTTCTTGCTAGATATCTCGTTGAACAATATGGGATTCCGAAGAAGTACATTGAGGTTCTCGATAAAACGGCCAGAAAATAAGACTGTTACTTTACTGGTTGAAAAGTTTTTGGCTTTTAATGGTGTTTTCTTCTTTGAGCTGCTAGTATATAGATGCTATTTTGTGCACTTTGTTAACCGTTTCTTCTATATGATCGATCTTATGAATATTCCTGATATTAAAGTCGTTGATCAGTATTACTTTACTTTGTAAACCGCAAGTTATAACCAGTGAAATCTATTGAGAAGATTATTAACTCATTTAGTGATAAGCTACGTTAAGTTTTTCAAAATCTTTTCATAATataacatttaatcaaagaaatcaagTACCGTACAAAATGTTCATTTGTTTTCACTCCCTAGTATTTGATAAAACAGATTTAG comes from Rutidosis leptorrhynchoides isolate AG116_Rl617_1_P2 chromosome 4, CSIRO_AGI_Rlap_v1, whole genome shotgun sequence and encodes:
- the LOC139840076 gene encoding uncharacterized protein, with product MFKKSIEAKAQQRLSGADRKKLKRTIKDRFPNASDSDLDILIPPKVEVTVSKHPNRVLIYSLEGGLPIFFDVDSRGTTIYPTVYALWKVPHLLPAFILKGGEVSRYVIGGADLMFPGIYITEEGLPEFSAGEPWAVIVPGNPAPIAVGSTCMSSTEALKAGLRGKALKISHHYRDALWESAEGRYVPNAGFLDDVVFGDPSLSTNPQQSNIDGSSDQENGADNRESEMVMNGQDASFPDSSSDANVDQQITSDFGELKVTEDAQCDKGTTEDQSTLSAEDVDALLDKCLLQAFYTTLKDKDLPIAGSTLWSNHVLPCRPPGTVLDIKKSSHKKLAKWLQSKSSEGLISSKEDKHIKELMVLSVNRKHPDYTSFKPEKQQVEKTEQVVDPVNETDINKMMELVEIYKPSVHVNPIFTSVGADTRQLYSASEASEVVFGYVEKENLVKPTNKSIVVLDAILCDALFKGAIKKGSTYPSEIHKKDLAPTFINRMQAHHQVTRGKESVVRKGALKPMQIMTERRQGNKKVTKLSGMESFLIDAEPLASELQKKFACSTSVTELPGKKGYEILVQGGVIDVLARYLVEQYGIPKKYIEVLDKTARK